The following are encoded together in the Cyanobacterium aponinum PCC 10605 genome:
- a CDS encoding nitrate reductase associated protein, with product MTIFFKFEQDFVNSLRCIPMIVRYKLDTCGVKLKLNHWHEFNKEEKDFLVHKPCKTTQEIKEYANYLQELVREKTGEYAKNLEIESNPQWSNIEEIPEQVSKKAEEFNFQLTLSQWQNLDDLQRFVLIKLSKSGHENRNFLPALKEFKLIN from the coding sequence ATGACCATTTTTTTTAAATTTGAACAAGATTTTGTTAACTCCCTAAGATGTATTCCGATGATAGTTAGATATAAATTAGATACCTGCGGAGTCAAATTAAAACTTAATCACTGGCATGAATTTAATAAGGAAGAAAAAGATTTTTTAGTACACAAGCCCTGCAAAACTACTCAAGAAATCAAAGAATATGCTAATTATCTGCAAGAATTAGTTAGAGAAAAAACTGGAGAGTATGCAAAAAATTTAGAAATAGAATCTAACCCTCAATGGTCAAATATAGAAGAAATACCAGAACAAGTTAGTAAAAAAGCAGAAGAATTTAACTTTCAGTTAACATTATCACAATGGCAAAATTTAGATGATTTGCAAAGATTTGTCTTAATTAAATTGAGTAAATCTGGTCATGAAAATCGCAATTTTTTACCAGCTTTAAAGGAATTTAAACTTATTAACTGA
- a CDS encoding acyl-CoA synthetase produces the protein MNIPLVKEAEKYLDRIAIIDQEKEFTYSDLLFTSHQIASLLLTEKQDLKEERIAYLIPSEFNHVATQWGIWRAGGISVPLCISHPLPELEYVIQDAQVSIIIAHPNFENIAKCLAENNNCRFVSTKEIASVDTLVTLPQIEISRRALILYTSGTTGKPKGVVITHKNILSQVQSLVKAWGWQESDSILHTLPLHHIHGIINVLTCALYSGAKCHLLPKFDPESVWNKIIEGKLTIYMAVPTIYVKLINYWQRCDRILREQMSAGCRKMRLMVSGSAALPVKVLQQWQEISGHFLLERYGMTEIGMALSNPLEGKRFAGYVGKPLPGVTVRLVDEQGNILKENTAGEIQIKGNNVFLEYWQKPEATEKAFKDGWFCTGDLGIIENKNYRILGRLSVDIIKTGGYKVSALEIEEVLRTHPEIKDCAVVGVKDEHWGERVCVAIIAIKDDKLTLDNLRQWAKEKLAVYKIPSKMLMVDDFPRNAMGKVMKPKIIDLFLQEEK, from the coding sequence ATGAATATTCCCTTAGTTAAGGAAGCTGAAAAATATTTAGATAGAATCGCTATCATTGATCAAGAAAAGGAATTTACTTACAGTGATTTATTATTTACTTCCCATCAAATAGCTAGTTTATTGTTAACAGAAAAACAGGACTTAAAAGAGGAAAGAATTGCTTATTTAATACCTTCTGAATTTAATCACGTGGCGACACAATGGGGAATTTGGAGAGCAGGGGGTATATCTGTCCCTTTATGTATTTCTCACCCTTTGCCAGAGTTAGAATATGTAATTCAAGATGCACAAGTTTCTATCATTATTGCTCATCCTAATTTTGAAAATATAGCGAAGTGTCTAGCAGAAAATAATAATTGTCGTTTTGTCTCCACAAAAGAAATTGCTTCGGTTGACACTCTGGTTACTTTACCCCAAATTGAGATTAGCAGAAGGGCTTTAATTCTTTATACTAGCGGTACAACAGGAAAACCCAAAGGAGTTGTTATTACTCACAAAAATATACTTTCTCAAGTTCAAAGTCTTGTGAAGGCATGGGGATGGCAAGAATCTGATAGTATCTTACATACTTTACCATTACATCATATTCATGGAATTATTAATGTTTTAACTTGTGCTTTATATAGTGGAGCTAAATGTCACTTATTGCCCAAATTTGACCCCGAAAGCGTCTGGAATAAAATTATTGAGGGTAAATTAACCATTTATATGGCAGTGCCAACCATCTATGTCAAATTAATCAACTATTGGCAAAGATGCGATCGCATCTTAAGAGAACAAATGTCCGCAGGATGTAGAAAAATGCGTTTAATGGTTTCAGGCTCGGCGGCTCTACCTGTTAAAGTATTACAACAGTGGCAGGAAATAAGTGGTCATTTCTTACTAGAGCGCTATGGAATGACAGAAATCGGGATGGCTTTATCAAATCCTTTAGAGGGAAAACGTTTTGCAGGTTATGTGGGCAAACCTTTACCCGGAGTAACAGTAAGATTAGTGGATGAGCAGGGAAATATCCTAAAAGAAAACACGGCAGGAGAAATTCAAATAAAAGGAAACAACGTTTTTCTGGAATATTGGCAAAAACCAGAAGCAACCGAAAAAGCATTTAAAGATGGTTGGTTTTGCACTGGTGACTTAGGCATTATAGAAAATAAAAACTATCGTATTTTAGGCAGATTGTCAGTAGATATTATCAAAACAGGAGGATACAAGGTATCTGCATTAGAAATCGAGGAGGTTTTACGCACTCACCCAGAAATAAAAGATTGTGCAGTAGTAGGGGTAAAAGATGAGCATTGGGGAGAAAGGGTTTGTGTGGCTATTATTGCTATCAAAGACGATAAGTTAACCTTGGATAATTTAAGACAATGGGCAAAAGAAAAATTAGCTGTCTATAAGATTCCCTCTAAAATGTTGATGGTTGATGATTTTCCCCGTAATGCTATGGGTAAGGTAATGAAGCCTAAAATCATAGATTTATTTCTTCAAGAGGAAAAGTAA
- a CDS encoding ComEC/Rec2 family competence protein, producing the protein MFFDNKASIYLCLLAFIFGLLLTGYFSFSQGFYLGLFSFIFLFITGVVLKNKRFLIIDLRYIFIIFLVFITGFYYYYFRLPSVSDLDISHYISHSFYNRVAVEGVILTTPRVNQNHKSRFIFQARELVKENNEREKVTGKIYVTSPLLEVNGLFPSTVVILEGNLYQPSPPLNPDGFNFADYLQRQGVFSGLRVNSVSVIKEGNRWNEFLFWIRRRIIQTHVRFLNIPSGSLVSSMVMGSRAVDLDWQLQESFRLAGLAHVLAASGFHVSLLLGLILAVTQSFSSRTRFLMGGLTLFIYATITGFYPSILRACLMGFAILAAIINEKKVRVSGSLLLVAVILLLINPLWIFDLGFQLSFLATFGLIVSLPTIVQKLDWLPPTLANLIAVPLAATLWTLPLQFYYFHRFPLYGILTNILSTPLVIILTLGGIFTAFIGVFFPLLGSAIASIFYPIIWLLIKLVKISNQLPLSSIAVGQINIFTLIIIYVIFLVILYIKSVNKYKYFLIIFTLILIIFPLIYQKLTLIQITVIDNSYKPTIIIQNKSNTALINLGDKDNIYFTILPFLRSEGINSVELVIDNKNKESLNILTKYLPVKNINQFHQNTIKSIKIKEINPNYIYFTLENKSFLIIKKQVDNLTKYNNFDYIIVMANNINYDFLENINFHSILSKNTELKTNLENTKVSLINNNFIQWQLTKNDRS; encoded by the coding sequence ATGTTTTTTGATAATAAAGCCTCTATTTACCTTTGTTTATTAGCTTTTATTTTCGGGTTATTATTAACAGGATATTTTAGTTTTTCACAAGGTTTTTATTTAGGTTTATTCTCTTTTATTTTTTTATTTATTACTGGTGTTGTTCTTAAGAATAAAAGATTTTTAATTATTGATTTACGCTATATTTTTATTATATTCTTAGTTTTTATTACAGGTTTTTACTATTATTATTTTCGGCTACCTTCTGTTAGTGATTTAGATATTAGTCATTATATTTCCCATTCTTTTTATAATCGGGTTGCGGTGGAGGGGGTAATTTTAACAACTCCGAGAGTTAATCAAAACCACAAATCAAGGTTTATTTTTCAGGCAAGAGAGTTAGTTAAAGAAAATAACGAAAGGGAAAAAGTCACGGGAAAAATTTATGTTACTTCTCCTTTGTTAGAGGTAAATGGTTTATTTCCTTCTACTGTGGTGATTTTAGAGGGAAATTTATATCAACCATCTCCGCCCTTGAATCCAGATGGTTTTAATTTTGCTGATTATTTACAAAGGCAAGGAGTTTTTTCGGGATTACGGGTAAATTCTGTCAGCGTAATTAAGGAGGGTAATCGCTGGAATGAGTTTTTATTTTGGATACGAAGGCGAATAATACAAACTCATGTTCGTTTTTTAAATATACCATCAGGTAGTTTAGTCAGTTCGATGGTGATGGGAAGTCGTGCTGTGGATTTAGATTGGCAGTTACAAGAGTCTTTTCGTTTAGCCGGTTTAGCCCATGTTTTAGCGGCATCTGGATTTCATGTTTCTTTGTTATTGGGGTTAATTTTAGCTGTTACTCAATCTTTTTCCTCTCGCACTCGTTTTTTGATGGGGGGGCTAACTTTATTCATTTATGCTACTATTACAGGTTTTTATCCCTCCATTCTTCGAGCTTGTTTGATGGGTTTTGCCATTTTGGCGGCGATTATTAATGAGAAAAAAGTGCGAGTTTCTGGTAGTCTTTTGTTAGTAGCGGTAATTTTGTTATTAATTAATCCTCTGTGGATTTTTGACTTAGGCTTTCAACTCAGTTTTTTGGCCACTTTTGGATTAATTGTTAGTTTGCCTACTATTGTTCAAAAATTAGATTGGTTACCTCCAACTTTAGCTAATCTTATTGCTGTGCCTTTGGCGGCAACTCTTTGGACTTTACCACTTCAGTTTTACTATTTTCACCGCTTCCCTCTCTATGGTATTTTGACTAATATTTTGTCAACTCCTCTGGTTATTATTCTTACTTTAGGGGGAATTTTTACTGCTTTTATTGGTGTTTTTTTCCCTCTATTAGGAAGTGCGATCGCATCTATTTTTTATCCTATAATTTGGCTATTAATTAAATTAGTAAAAATCAGTAATCAATTACCTTTAAGCTCGATCGCAGTTGGGCAAATAAATATTTTTACGCTAATTATTATTTATGTCATTTTCTTAGTAATTCTTTATATAAAATCGGTTAATAAATATAAATATTTTCTGATTATTTTTACATTAATCTTGATAATTTTTCCCTTGATTTATCAAAAACTAACCTTGATACAAATAACAGTAATTGATAACTCATATAAACCAACAATAATTATACAGAATAAAAGTAACACTGCTTTAATTAATCTAGGAGATAAAGATAACATTTATTTTACAATACTACCTTTTTTAAGAAGTGAAGGTATTAATTCCGTGGAATTAGTTATCGATAATAAAAATAAAGAATCATTAAATATTTTAACTAAATATTTACCAGTCAAAAACATTAATCAATTCCATCAGAACACAATTAAATCTATTAAAATCAAAGAAATTAATCCTAATTATATTTATTTTACTCTTGAAAATAAGAGCTTTTTAATTATTAAAAAACAAGTAGATAATCTCACAAAATATAATAACTTTGATTATATAATTGTCATGGCAAACAATATTAATTATGATTTCCTAGAAAATATCAACTTTCATTCAATACTTTCAAAAAATACAGAATTAAAAACAAATTTAGAAAATACAAAAGTATCACTCATAAATAATAATTTTATTCAATGGCAACTCACAAAAAATGATCGAAGTTAG
- the psbC gene encoding photosystem II reaction center protein CP43: protein MVTLSNPIGGRDLESTGFAWWSGNARLINLSGKLLGAHVAHAGLIVFWAGAMTLFETAHFIPEKPMYEQGLILLPHIATLGWGVGPGGEVVDTFPFFVVGVLHIISSAVLGVGGLYHALRGPETLEEYSSFFGYDWKDKNQMTNIIGYHLILLGIGALLLVFKAMFFGGVYDTWAPGGGDVRIITNPTLNPAIIFGYLIKAPFGGEGWFISVNNMEDIIGGHIWVGLICISGGIWHILTKPFGWVRRAFIWSGEAYLSYSLGALSLMGFIASVMVWYNNTAYPSEFYGPTGAEASQAQALTYLIRDQRLGANVGSAQGPTGLGKYLMRSPTGEIIFGGETMRFWDFRGPWLEPLRGPNGLDLDKIRNDIQPWQVRRAAEYMTHAPLGSLNSVGGVITDVNSFNYVSPRAWLATSHFVLGFFFLVGHLWHAGRARAAAGGFEKGIERETEPVLAMPDLD, encoded by the coding sequence GTGGTAACGCTCTCTAATCCAATAGGTGGACGTGACCTAGAATCTACCGGTTTTGCATGGTGGTCTGGTAATGCTAGACTTATCAATTTATCTGGTAAATTATTAGGTGCTCACGTTGCTCACGCAGGTTTAATTGTCTTTTGGGCAGGGGCAATGACCTTATTTGAAACTGCTCACTTTATCCCTGAAAAACCCATGTATGAACAGGGATTAATCCTATTACCTCACATTGCTACTTTAGGCTGGGGTGTAGGTCCTGGTGGTGAAGTTGTGGATACTTTCCCCTTCTTCGTCGTTGGTGTACTTCATATCATTTCATCCGCCGTTTTAGGTGTAGGTGGTTTATATCACGCTTTACGTGGTCCTGAAACCTTAGAAGAATATTCTAGTTTCTTTGGCTACGACTGGAAAGATAAAAACCAAATGACCAATATCATCGGTTATCACCTAATCCTTTTAGGGATTGGTGCATTACTGCTCGTATTTAAAGCCATGTTCTTCGGTGGTGTATATGATACTTGGGCACCCGGTGGCGGTGATGTTCGTATTATCACTAATCCTACCTTAAACCCTGCCATCATCTTTGGTTACTTAATCAAAGCTCCTTTCGGTGGCGAAGGTTGGTTCATTAGTGTTAACAACATGGAAGACATCATCGGTGGTCATATCTGGGTTGGCTTAATCTGTATCTCTGGTGGTATCTGGCACATCTTAACTAAGCCTTTTGGTTGGGTACGTCGTGCTTTCATCTGGTCTGGTGAAGCATATCTTTCCTACAGCTTAGGTGCTTTATCCTTAATGGGCTTCATTGCTTCCGTTATGGTTTGGTACAACAACACTGCTTACCCCAGTGAATTCTATGGTCCTACTGGTGCTGAGGCTTCTCAAGCTCAAGCGTTGACCTACTTAATTCGTGACCAAAGATTAGGTGCTAACGTAGGTTCTGCTCAAGGTCCTACTGGTTTAGGTAAATACTTAATGCGCTCCCCTACTGGTGAAATCATCTTCGGTGGTGAAACCATGCGTTTCTGGGACTTCAGAGGTCCTTGGTTAGAGCCTCTTCGTGGTCCTAACGGTTTAGACTTAGACAAAATCAGAAATGATATTCAACCCTGGCAAGTACGTCGTGCGGCTGAATACATGACTCACGCTCCTTTAGGTTCTTTAAACTCTGTAGGTGGCGTTATTACTGACGTTAACTCTTTCAACTATGTATCTCCCCGTGCGTGGTTAGCCACCTCTCACTTTGTGTTAGGTTTCTTCTTCTTAGTTGGTCACTTATGGCACGCTGGAAGAGCAAGAGCTGCTGCTGGTGGTTTTGAAAAAGGTATCGAAAGAGAAACCGAACCCGTATTAGCAATGCCAGATCTCGACTAA
- the psbD gene encoding photosystem II D2 protein (photosystem q(a) protein): MTIAVGRVPERGWFDVLDDWLKRDRFVFVGWSGILLFPCAYLALGGWLTGTTFVTSWYTHGLASSYLEGANFLTVAVSSPADVFGHSLLFLWGPEAQGDFTRWCQIGGLWPFVALHGAFGLIGFMLRQFEIARLVGIRPYNAIAFSAPIAVFVSVFLMYPLGQSSWFFAPSFGVAGIFRFILFFQGFHNWTLNPFHMMGVAGVLGGALLCAIHGATVENTLFQDGEQANTFRAFEPTQAEETYSMVTANRFWSQIFGIAFSNKRWLHFFMLFVPVTGLWMSAIGVVGLGFNLRAYDFVSQELRAAEDPEFETFYTKNILLNEGLRAWMAPQDQPHEKFVFPEEVLPRGNAL, from the coding sequence ATGACCATTGCAGTCGGACGTGTGCCAGAAAGAGGATGGTTTGATGTCCTTGATGACTGGCTCAAAAGAGACCGCTTTGTATTCGTTGGTTGGTCTGGTATCCTTCTTTTCCCTTGTGCTTATTTAGCTTTGGGTGGTTGGTTAACTGGTACAACTTTTGTTACTTCTTGGTACACCCACGGTTTAGCTAGTTCCTATTTAGAGGGTGCTAACTTCTTAACCGTTGCTGTTTCTTCTCCTGCGGATGTTTTTGGACATTCCCTCTTGTTTTTATGGGGTCCTGAAGCTCAAGGAGATTTCACCCGTTGGTGTCAAATCGGCGGTTTATGGCCTTTCGTAGCATTACACGGAGCTTTTGGTTTAATTGGCTTCATGTTACGTCAGTTTGAAATTGCTCGTCTTGTGGGTATTCGTCCTTACAATGCGATCGCATTTTCTGCTCCTATCGCTGTATTTGTAAGCGTATTCTTGATGTATCCTTTAGGACAATCTAGCTGGTTCTTTGCACCTAGCTTCGGTGTTGCGGGTATCTTCCGTTTCATCTTGTTCTTCCAAGGATTCCACAACTGGACTCTCAATCCTTTCCACATGATGGGAGTTGCTGGTGTGTTAGGAGGAGCTTTACTTTGTGCGATTCACGGTGCAACAGTAGAGAACACCTTATTCCAAGACGGCGAACAAGCAAACACTTTCCGTGCTTTTGAACCTACTCAGGCAGAAGAAACCTATTCGATGGTGACAGCTAACCGTTTCTGGTCTCAAATCTTCGGGATTGCTTTCTCTAACAAACGTTGGTTACACTTCTTCATGTTATTTGTTCCTGTAACAGGATTATGGATGAGTGCGATCGGTGTTGTTGGTTTAGGCTTCAACCTCCGTGCTTATGACTTCGTATCTCAGGAGTTAAGAGCGGCAGAAGATCCTGAATTTGAAACTTTCTATACCAAAAATATTTTATTAAACGAAGGGTTGCGCGCATGGATGGCGCCCCAAGATCAACCCCACGAAAAATTTGTATTCCCAGAGGAGGTACTTCCACGTGGTAACGCTCTCTAA
- the msrA gene encoding peptide-methionine (S)-S-oxide reductase MsrA, producing MSKILAIIISIFLILSPSANAQTDKIQTATFAGGCFWCMEPPYDKVEGVISTTSGYTGGNVKNPTYKQVSQGQTGHAEAVQVKYDSSKVNYEDLLDIFWKNIDPTVKNRQFCDVGNQYRSGIFYHSEEQKQLALASREKVEKQLNGKIYTEITPVKDFYPAEEYHQDYYKKNPLLYKYYRFRCGRDQRLKELWGS from the coding sequence ATGAGCAAAATACTAGCCATTATAATTTCTATATTCTTAATTTTAAGTCCCTCCGCTAATGCCCAAACAGATAAGATACAAACTGCAACATTTGCAGGGGGATGCTTTTGGTGCATGGAACCTCCCTACGACAAAGTAGAAGGAGTAATTTCTACTACCTCTGGTTACACTGGAGGCAATGTGAAAAATCCCACTTACAAACAAGTAAGTCAGGGACAAACGGGTCATGCTGAAGCCGTTCAAGTAAAATATGATAGTAGCAAAGTTAACTACGAAGATCTGTTGGATATTTTCTGGAAAAACATTGACCCTACCGTGAAAAATCGTCAATTTTGTGATGTTGGGAATCAATATCGCAGTGGAATTTTTTACCACAGTGAAGAACAAAAACAACTCGCTTTAGCTAGTAGAGAAAAAGTTGAGAAGCAATTAAATGGGAAAATTTACACCGAAATTACTCCTGTTAAAGATTTTTATCCTGCCGAAGAGTATCATCAAGACTATTACAAGAAAAACCCCTTGTTGTATAAATACTATCGTTTTCGTTGCGGTAGAGATCAGAGGTTAAAAGAACTTTGGGGAAGCTAG
- the msrB gene encoding peptide-methionine (R)-S-oxide reductase MsrB has translation MKRRTLLSAGLGAFCIAIPSIIAFILGMEESKSEENKSIKKLNLTQAQWKKKLTPAQYHILREEGTEKPFSSALNNEKRKGIYTCAGCDLPLFKSEMKYDSGTGWPSFYDTITQAVETKADFKLLIPRTEYHCARCGGHQGHVFNDGPKPTGKRYCNNGLALKFIPKT, from the coding sequence ATGAAAAGAAGAACTTTACTAAGTGCAGGTTTAGGGGCTTTTTGTATAGCAATACCTTCAATTATTGCTTTTATCCTAGGGATGGAAGAAAGTAAAAGTGAAGAAAATAAATCAATCAAGAAATTGAATTTAACTCAAGCTCAATGGAAGAAAAAATTAACTCCTGCCCAATACCATATCCTAAGGGAAGAAGGAACAGAGAAACCTTTTTCTAGTGCTTTGAATAATGAAAAAAGAAAGGGTATTTATACTTGTGCAGGGTGTGATTTGCCCCTTTTCAAATCAGAAATGAAGTATGACAGTGGAACAGGTTGGCCTAGTTTTTATGACACTATTACTCAAGCAGTGGAAACTAAGGCTGATTTTAAATTATTGATTCCCCGCACTGAATATCATTGTGCTAGATGTGGGGGACATCAAGGTCATGTATTTAATGATGGGCCAAAACCCACGGGAAAAAGGTATTGTAATAATGGTTTAGCTTTAAAATTTATTCCCAAAACCTAA
- a CDS encoding mechanosensitive ion channel family protein, whose amino-acid sequence MTIIWLLSLGDIALLINNFPPPVKVGEIILSLVISILTIWLGVKWFKPLFDNYLLDAALQSQKKINSEFLIVGKYSANAIIFLLIIFIFAQVHSINLFGLLASLGIGGLAVAFAAQKTLEQLLGGVVIYLDRPFVLDDYIGLPDGTFGRVESIGLRSTKIRVSGKGTLMVIPNSSLTQTNIENFTGAKKVISLVYLTFYRTLELDEMALIRQIILDSTKDIFGIDPKNTEVKFKQVNKNERKEFSQAQISFFLLGSEQVSMDLRRQLLNIANQNIRQKLEEYGIDFTLEDDSINVDSPITI is encoded by the coding sequence TTGACAATAATTTGGTTGTTATCTCTGGGTGACATTGCCTTACTAATTAATAATTTTCCTCCGCCGGTGAAAGTGGGTGAAATTATTTTAAGTTTAGTTATTTCAATTTTGACTATTTGGCTAGGGGTAAAATGGTTTAAGCCTCTATTTGATAATTATTTACTTGATGCGGCTTTACAAAGTCAAAAAAAGATTAATAGTGAATTTTTAATTGTTGGTAAATATTCAGCTAATGCAATAATATTTTTACTAATTATATTCATTTTTGCTCAGGTACATAGCATTAATTTATTTGGCTTATTAGCTAGTTTAGGAATTGGAGGATTAGCTGTTGCTTTTGCGGCACAAAAAACCCTTGAACAATTACTAGGAGGAGTGGTAATATATTTAGACCGTCCTTTTGTTCTTGACGATTATATCGGTTTGCCTGATGGTACTTTCGGTAGGGTAGAATCCATCGGCTTGAGGTCAACAAAAATAAGAGTATCAGGAAAAGGAACATTGATGGTAATTCCCAATAGTTCTTTAACTCAAACAAATATTGAAAATTTTACTGGAGCAAAAAAAGTTATTTCTCTTGTTTATTTAACTTTTTATCGTACCTTAGAACTGGACGAAATGGCTTTGATTAGACAGATTATTTTAGATAGCACTAAAGATATTTTTGGCATTGATCCGAAGAATACTGAAGTCAAATTTAAACAAGTAAATAAGAATGAGAGAAAAGAATTTAGTCAGGCACAAATTAGTTTTTTCCTGTTAGGCTCAGAACAAGTTTCTATGGATTTACGCCGTCAATTGTTGAATATTGCTAATCAAAATATTCGCCAAAAATTAGAAGAATACGGTATTGATTTTACTTTAGAAGACGACAGCATTAATGTAGATTCTCCCATCACAATTTAA
- a CDS encoding mechanosensitive ion channel family protein: MELINNLIKSWLTEENQAMMTKLSLEFGFFFLLIVLSFIAGRYTPNLCMLGISRISKQPLTQFYEKIIDPLKSIFRLTGTLILWSLSLNFIINYQGLYRVLNFVIDLSLILSMAWLASRLFRQIILIYGVDLIQKLGKEVDELLLVLETVINVIIGFVAAVAFAKRLEINLVGLLASLGLGGIAIAFAAQKTLEQLLGTCVLYLDRPFIVGEYIRLNNGLYGRVESIGLRSTKIRIPGKGTLMIVPNSMMANVEIENITRGKKVMVLLYLDFARILEDSEQALVEDIVKKCTNALFGIDPDSTKVALFIPEKQSQTRARVTFFILGSNESSIKLRKRLLELANENISAQLLTYGINFTMQEPTIYVESPVTL, encoded by the coding sequence ATGGAGCTTATTAATAACTTAATTAAATCGTGGCTAACAGAAGAAAATCAGGCAATGATGACAAAATTGTCTTTAGAATTTGGTTTTTTCTTCTTACTAATAGTTCTTAGTTTTATCGCTGGAAGATATACTCCTAATCTTTGTATGTTAGGAATTTCTCGTATATCAAAACAGCCTTTAACTCAGTTTTATGAGAAAATTATTGACCCATTAAAAAGTATTTTTCGCCTCACAGGAACATTAATTTTATGGTCATTATCTCTTAATTTTATTATTAATTATCAAGGTCTTTATCGAGTTCTTAATTTTGTAATTGATCTTAGTTTAATTTTGAGTATGGCATGGTTAGCTTCTCGTTTATTTCGACAAATAATTTTAATTTATGGTGTTGATTTAATTCAAAAATTAGGGAAAGAAGTTGATGAGTTATTGTTGGTTTTAGAAACTGTTATTAATGTTATTATTGGTTTTGTGGCGGCAGTTGCTTTTGCTAAAAGATTGGAAATAAATTTGGTGGGACTCTTAGCTAGTTTGGGGTTAGGGGGAATTGCGATCGCATTTGCGGCTCAGAAAACTCTTGAACAATTATTAGGTACTTGTGTTCTTTATTTAGATAGACCTTTTATTGTGGGTGAGTATATTCGTCTCAATAATGGTTTATATGGTAGGGTAGAATCGATCGGATTAAGGTCAACGAAGATTAGAATACCGGGAAAGGGTACATTAATGATTGTGCCTAATTCGATGATGGCAAATGTGGAGATTGAAAATATCACTAGAGGCAAAAAAGTCATGGTGTTACTTTATCTTGATTTTGCGAGGATTCTCGAAGATAGTGAACAAGCCTTAGTAGAAGATATTGTCAAAAAATGCACAAATGCTTTATTCGGTATAGACCCTGACAGTACAAAAGTAGCTCTTTTTATTCCTGAAAAGCAATCCCAAACAAGAGCAAGGGTAACATTTTTTATTTTGGGTTCAAACGAAAGCTCAATTAAACTGAGAAAAAGACTTTTAGAATTAGCGAACGAAAATATTTCTGCGCAGTTGTTAACCTATGGTATAAACTTTACTATGCAAGAGCCAACTATTTATGTAGAATCCCCTGTTACTTTATAA